One genomic region from Streptomyces sp. M92 encodes:
- a CDS encoding restriction endonuclease subunit S has product MNDVLLADSPSEWRRTTLAAACSDGGGIQTGPFGSQLHASDYVEKGIPSVMPQDLGENVIREDAIAHITPADAQRLSKYLLRNGDIVYSRRGDVTRRALVRLAQEGWLCGTGCLRVRPGAGVNSLFLSYYLGHPEVRDWITRHAVGATMPNLNTQILGAVPVVLPEPREQQAIAALLGALDDKIAVNERISATYEQILRYKYTVMGLSDEPDNEHAIPVTDLITFNPKLTKPSTDEPVYVDMAALQTDKASIPNWTRRAPKSGPRFMNGDTLMARITPCLENGKTGYVNFMKDGEVGLGSTEFIVMRSRDGVPRELSYFLARDKRFRAHAIRNMAGTSGRQRVSATDVANYFVNRPNAEALANFGEEAAAAFSHVKSLQSENRLLATLRDTLLPQLMSGRLRVKDAEKIVEDHV; this is encoded by the coding sequence GTGAATGACGTTCTTCTCGCAGACTCGCCCAGCGAGTGGCGACGCACGACGCTCGCGGCCGCGTGCTCTGATGGTGGAGGAATTCAGACCGGTCCTTTCGGCAGCCAACTGCACGCGTCTGACTATGTAGAGAAGGGCATCCCGAGCGTCATGCCGCAGGACCTCGGCGAGAATGTAATCCGCGAGGATGCAATTGCGCACATTACGCCTGCGGACGCCCAACGGCTGTCGAAGTACCTGCTGAGGAACGGTGACATCGTCTATTCACGCCGAGGCGACGTCACCAGACGTGCACTGGTACGCCTCGCCCAGGAGGGGTGGCTGTGCGGCACCGGTTGCCTTCGCGTCCGTCCAGGGGCGGGGGTGAATTCCCTCTTCCTATCCTACTACCTGGGTCACCCTGAGGTGCGTGACTGGATCACCCGTCACGCGGTCGGGGCGACTATGCCGAACCTCAATACCCAAATTCTCGGTGCAGTGCCGGTCGTTCTACCGGAGCCGAGGGAGCAGCAGGCGATCGCAGCCCTGCTCGGAGCGCTGGATGACAAGATCGCCGTCAATGAGCGCATCTCGGCCACATACGAGCAAATCCTCCGCTATAAGTACACCGTGATGGGTCTGTCCGACGAACCCGACAATGAACACGCTATTCCGGTCACGGACTTGATCACCTTCAATCCCAAGCTGACCAAGCCCTCCACCGATGAGCCGGTCTATGTAGACATGGCGGCATTGCAGACCGATAAAGCCAGCATCCCAAACTGGACGCGGAGGGCGCCCAAGTCCGGCCCACGGTTCATGAACGGCGACACCCTCATGGCACGCATCACCCCCTGCCTGGAAAACGGAAAGACCGGATATGTCAACTTCATGAAAGATGGCGAAGTGGGGCTCGGATCCACCGAATTTATCGTCATGCGATCCCGTGATGGGGTTCCTAGAGAACTCAGTTATTTCTTGGCGCGCGACAAAAGATTCCGCGCACACGCCATTCGTAATATGGCCGGCACTTCCGGACGTCAGCGGGTGAGCGCGACGGATGTGGCTAACTACTTCGTAAACCGGCCGAACGCTGAAGCCCTAGCGAATTTTGGTGAGGAAGCCGCGGCGGCATTCTCCCATGTTAAGTCACTGCAGAGTGAGAACCGGCTACTCGCCACTCTCCGCGACACCCTCCTCCCCCAGCTCATGTCCGGCCGGCTGCGCGTCAAGGACGCCGAGAAGATTGTCGAGGACCACGTATGA
- a CDS encoding class I SAM-dependent DNA methyltransferase produces MPPGTKKATDQAELFSASTAKEIQAILWRAADKLRGSIDAAQYKEFVLGLIFLKYVSDAFDERRNELKKELAEDGIDGERLDDFLEDRDEYTGAHVFWVPETARWSWIAANAKSQGVGKLLDEAMDAVMAENASLKGVLPKIFNRDNVDQKRLAELVDLISDARFGGTEDKPAQDVLGEVYEYFLGNFARAEGKRGGEFYTPQSVVRLIVEILEPYGGRVYDPACGSGGMFVQASKFIEAHRGRSHKADIAVYGQELNERTWRLAKMNLAIHGIDGNLAARWGDTFADDKHPDLKADFVMANPPFNIKDWARDEGDARWKYGVPPRNNANYAWLQHMIAKLGERGTAGIVLANGSMSSQSSGEGEIRQALVEADLVACMVALPSQLFRTTQIPACLWFLAKDKTPQGAKRLEDRRGEILFIDARGMGEMVDRTERVLTGADLAKIAGTFHAWRGTASARAEGLTYEDEPAFCFSADLETVRKHGYVLAPGRYVGAVETEEEDAEAVARRIASLTEELFGLFEESAGLEKMVRKQLGGLGE; encoded by the coding sequence ATGCCTCCCGGCACAAAGAAAGCCACCGACCAGGCGGAGCTGTTCAGCGCCTCCACCGCCAAGGAGATCCAGGCGATTCTGTGGAGGGCCGCAGACAAGCTGCGCGGCTCCATCGACGCCGCGCAGTACAAGGAGTTCGTCCTCGGCCTGATCTTCCTGAAGTACGTCTCCGACGCCTTCGACGAGCGCCGCAACGAGCTGAAGAAGGAGCTCGCCGAGGACGGCATCGACGGGGAGCGCCTCGACGACTTCTTGGAGGACCGCGACGAGTACACCGGCGCCCACGTTTTCTGGGTCCCGGAGACCGCGCGGTGGTCGTGGATCGCCGCGAACGCCAAGAGCCAGGGCGTCGGCAAGCTCCTCGACGAGGCGATGGACGCGGTCATGGCGGAGAACGCCTCGTTGAAGGGCGTCCTGCCGAAGATCTTCAACCGCGACAACGTCGACCAGAAGCGCCTGGCCGAGCTCGTCGACCTCATCAGCGACGCCCGCTTCGGCGGCACCGAGGACAAGCCGGCGCAGGACGTGCTGGGCGAGGTGTACGAGTACTTCCTCGGGAACTTCGCACGGGCGGAGGGCAAGCGGGGTGGCGAGTTCTACACGCCGCAGTCGGTCGTCCGGCTGATCGTCGAGATCCTGGAGCCGTACGGGGGCCGGGTGTACGACCCGGCGTGCGGCTCGGGCGGCATGTTCGTCCAGGCCAGCAAGTTCATCGAGGCGCACCGGGGCCGCAGCCACAAGGCGGACATCGCGGTCTACGGCCAGGAGCTCAACGAGCGCACGTGGCGTCTGGCCAAGATGAACCTCGCCATCCACGGCATCGACGGCAACCTCGCCGCTCGCTGGGGCGACACCTTCGCCGACGACAAGCACCCGGACCTCAAGGCCGACTTCGTGATGGCCAATCCGCCCTTCAACATCAAGGACTGGGCACGGGACGAGGGCGACGCGCGGTGGAAGTACGGGGTGCCGCCGCGGAACAACGCCAACTACGCGTGGCTTCAGCACATGATCGCCAAGCTGGGCGAGCGGGGTACGGCCGGCATCGTCCTGGCCAACGGCTCGATGAGCTCCCAGTCGAGTGGCGAGGGCGAGATCCGTCAGGCTCTGGTCGAGGCGGACCTGGTGGCCTGCATGGTCGCGCTGCCGTCCCAGCTCTTCCGCACTACCCAGATTCCGGCGTGTCTGTGGTTCCTGGCCAAGGACAAGACCCCGCAGGGCGCGAAACGCCTGGAGGACCGGCGCGGCGAGATCCTCTTCATCGACGCCCGGGGCATGGGCGAGATGGTCGACCGGACCGAGCGGGTCTTGACGGGAGCGGATCTCGCGAAGATCGCCGGGACGTTTCATGCGTGGCGAGGTACGGCCTCGGCACGCGCGGAGGGGCTGACGTACGAGGACGAACCGGCGTTCTGCTTCTCAGCCGACTTGGAGACGGTGCGGAAGCACGGGTATGTGCTGGCGCCGGGACGGTATGTGGGTGCCGTCGAGACGGAGGAAGAAGATGCGGAAGCGGTGGCGAGAAGGATCGCCTCGCTAACGGAAGAACTGTTCGGGCTCTTCGAGGAGTCGGCTGGTCTGGAAAAGATGGTTCGGAAGCAGCTGGGGGGCCTAGGTGAATGA